The Humidesulfovibrio mexicanus genome window below encodes:
- the trpD gene encoding anthranilate phosphoribosyltransferase: MMTMDLRDILDALGNRADLTGEQAAFAFQQLFEGLLTPAQAGALLMGLRAKGETPVELAEAARAGLAKARLVTGLPTDKPVLDIVGTGGDRTSSFNCSTAVSLYLAALGHRVVKHGNRAVSSSSGSADALEGLGLPLSTPPDKVAAELAKSNFVFLFAPNYHPAFAHIAPVRRELGVRTLFNMMGPLLNPARPSHQLLGVGQPAALPLMAETLARTAPEVTALVIHGSAGAMAGFDELTPFGPTMGFEVAGGKTAPFRLDAAQYGLAGFSPQDVRVADKAAALAAIKAVLTGKGNPAMQAMTALNLGAALMLATGRPMEFCMAEARAAVADGAAREFVHD, encoded by the coding sequence ATGATGACCATGGATCTGCGCGACATTCTGGACGCCCTGGGCAACCGGGCGGACCTCACCGGGGAACAGGCGGCCTTCGCCTTCCAGCAGCTTTTCGAGGGGTTGCTCACACCGGCCCAGGCCGGGGCGCTGCTCATGGGCCTGCGGGCCAAGGGCGAAACCCCGGTGGAGCTGGCGGAGGCCGCCCGCGCCGGGCTGGCCAAGGCCCGACTGGTCACGGGCCTGCCCACGGACAAGCCCGTGCTCGACATCGTGGGCACCGGGGGCGACCGCACCTCCAGCTTCAACTGCTCCACGGCCGTGTCGCTGTACCTGGCGGCCCTGGGCCACCGGGTGGTGAAGCACGGCAACCGGGCGGTGTCGTCCTCCAGCGGCAGCGCCGACGCCCTGGAGGGCCTGGGCCTGCCCCTCTCCACCCCGCCGGACAAGGTGGCGGCGGAGCTGGCGAAATCGAACTTCGTGTTCCTGTTCGCGCCCAACTACCACCCGGCGTTCGCGCACATAGCCCCCGTGCGGCGCGAACTGGGCGTGCGCACGCTCTTCAACATGATGGGCCCGCTGCTGAACCCGGCGCGCCCCAGCCACCAGCTCCTGGGCGTGGGCCAGCCAGCCGCCCTGCCGCTGATGGCCGAGACCCTGGCCCGCACCGCGCCGGAGGTCACGGCGCTGGTGATCCACGGCTCCGCCGGGGCCATGGCCGGCTTCGACGAGCTGACCCCCTTCGGCCCCACCATGGGCTTCGAAGTGGCTGGCGGCAAAACCGCGCCCTTCCGCCTGGACGCGGCGCAGTACGGCCTGGCGGGGTTCTCGCCCCAGGACGTGCGCGTGGCCGACAAGGCCGCCGCCCTGGCCGCCATCAAGGCCGTGCTGACGGGCAAGGGCAACCCGGCCATGCAGGCCATGACCGCGCTGAACCTGGGCGCGGCGCTCATGCTGGCCACGGGCAGGCCCATGGAGTTCTGCATGGCCGAGGCGCGGGCCGCCGTGGCCGACGGCGCGGCCAGGGAGTTCGTCCATGACTAG
- a CDS encoding indole-3-glycerol-phosphate synthase gives MLARFREAQLPGIARLRALAAADKLPEPLSFPDREGRPAFSRALRAAGSPAVIAEYKRASPSRGVIRLDLSPQDVARMYAQNNAGAISVLTEEAHFQGSLDSLARMAFAGLPLLRKDFLIDPVQVLETAATPASALLLIMRMFEGADQVREMRELAREHGLEAVCEVFDEADLDMARWAGAEIIQVNNRDLDTLETSLDVSRRLVRTRGAGELWISASGLSAPEQVAEMGDLGFDAVLVGTSLMSQADPGAALRALAQVGRDRKAAREAERHARHEAAGRGGGNR, from the coding sequence ATGCTGGCCCGCTTCCGCGAGGCGCAGCTGCCGGGCATTGCGCGCCTGCGGGCGCTGGCGGCGGCGGACAAGCTGCCCGAGCCCCTGTCCTTCCCCGACCGGGAGGGGCGGCCCGCCTTCTCCCGCGCCCTGCGCGCGGCCGGAAGCCCCGCCGTCATCGCGGAATACAAGCGCGCCTCGCCTTCGCGCGGGGTCATCCGCCTGGATCTCTCCCCGCAGGACGTGGCGCGCATGTACGCGCAGAACAACGCCGGTGCCATCTCCGTGCTTACGGAGGAAGCCCACTTCCAGGGCAGCCTGGACTCTCTGGCCCGGATGGCCTTTGCCGGGCTTCCCTTGCTGCGCAAGGACTTCCTCATCGACCCCGTGCAGGTGCTGGAGACCGCCGCCACGCCCGCTTCGGCGCTGCTGCTCATCATGCGCATGTTCGAGGGCGCGGACCAGGTGCGCGAGATGCGCGAGCTGGCCCGCGAGCACGGCCTGGAGGCCGTGTGCGAGGTCTTCGACGAGGCCGACCTGGACATGGCGCGCTGGGCGGGCGCGGAAATCATCCAGGTGAACAACCGCGATCTGGACACCCTTGAAACCAGTCTGGACGTGTCGCGGCGGCTGGTGCGCACGCGCGGGGCGGGCGAGCTGTGGATCAGCGCCAGCGGGCTTTCCGCGCCAGAGCAGGTGGCCGAGATGGGCGACCTGGGCTTCGACGCCGTGCTGGTGGGCACCTCGCTCATGAGCCAGGCCGACCCCGGCGCGGCGCTTCGCGCCCTGGCCCAGGTGGGCAGGGACCGCAAGGCCGCCCGCGAGGCCGAGCGCCATGC